The following are encoded in a window of Esox lucius isolate fEsoLuc1 chromosome 14, fEsoLuc1.pri, whole genome shotgun sequence genomic DNA:
- the LOC105023545 gene encoding uncharacterized protein KIAA2026 isoform X2, whose product MKVQTESCNPSKVPQNDTEEEQDMSDKKDSHTSNLFFLNQDCQKELGAGSLQNISIVSSDSKSHNTDCNSLGTEELLNGTSLENVQILTHGSSTHALALTHGVPEISNELSLPEVCIPTTVTVEEDLTYEIQQAYRIFHSFLLEKHKGITTPFLHPIGLKDHTDWAGGHHKQSMCFRRMEEKFVSRAYETITDFVADFRLMLENCYRHHGVDHWISKQAQKLEIMLEQKLTLLSRTLREKTSLALTSKGRFGTEDERGPVGTSTRRRSVPRSLATITVGGNESIMVQALRLEEQQRVKEEKRQRELEKKEAEETSAKEVEEWERSLLSQASETPVKTLWELPAIGHFLCLAQAALNLPEIVFFELERCLLMPRCSIFLSKVMSSLLCQPQRRGTLHRRPALSYRCWEFELRKRVQGWYYAMGTAEDQGWMAEQLGLSHQFFRTVGEVSPLENNPFHLLPFIQRVWLLKGLCDNVYETQKEVQDAVLGQPIHECRESILGYDGNENAYIHFPHFCGADLRIYCQSASLPPEYPLPVVWVKRVEPDEGVSEDSDEQKHSGNLVSMGDEEYEEKPTCDSKFKGENGGTNRDGQCNTQGIKEEDDDSSVSEEDDHDRKKDSKHTDNGKVAPSSPRSKFKDFVGRVSVKKETHDVEFNPDRLRAKQEEGCDSSSSGSSSKSQEPHLSVGEPHLSVGEHCYKGKSPARSATTDRPSVTEPVPQTDKLCKSRGTCSTCVSVTGTKSENNWRCCCAKDKALTVTVSGAGHPSKVNSTEEKMERIRAKKKKKKKNREFGELHSTGGQCRPDRSRLCKAKAAKSTLRRAATIKKKDKRRKCKTGKKLESVKLASKDPQLPVEPAFRLVCSSLEELRELINKTEDELDELESTKKRSVSKGKWYVRREAVKDLHITLIRLLNELSPWEPKLVKAFHRNRLRLKKDYDDFRKHPDYDNFVREEWVAEDMDRHPGDQLTEEEDYQELDKTDQRILWTGEDTGQLGVDALRGSFAMVTRQEMLTLNEHRPSTRGLKRLQSGIAEELSVIKRGRIGSEIAASPGRLEMENHPRDGNPAAHQLEETGAAVVTSVTGLQRPYKPIQLHTLLAKSVGNKVTLIHHQPGTSVISHVSQAQSKACASSMQASKPQSSVLQSSEQLPQPPTTTATRTQTQTVNTAPIPKSPVKVVYKMPEGLGQVRKDGSPVKIAVQPVLDQKTGDEIMQRVVILPSNLLIQKSEDKIVSQHARTSSKASTPLSKSSRVTVPQNQDSCISIQQVAPLKGMSPSPTVSPRLQTSSTPGFNVVRLPDPKASSTIQNVIPNRSPSNPTSAVSNDPSKPLDPNQELKTVCIRDSQSILVTTRGGNTGVVKVQTSNQGTPGSLPASPVITISPQFKAFLVSKTSPPAAPTVPVLTSSTLAQAQSISQLWSSTGTSSTTPRKSPITAGIPVTAGSNVAISQGFPVSSKLAVNSQLPESSITVPGKPAGATQTSLVHCVPKPVLKRVNPDEMCTFTKFILVSSSSNITNKVTSTTATSALPGQRVVFISQSPSTGCIPKTTTSVSGATTQSVTTSMPNEALKIGVNIGQAISSTNFGALNKVQSINLLSGSQMRLPLQANLSKPVSAPVRSTLKSTSPSASKAGLLATTTSQVVSSTAHLPSSTLLVGSQVQGKPISSIIKGLIPCNSQQAVPVTTPLSPVKTSPLTPLAQVSQSQNSVGFTAHAQSLSTSQSPAAPRSCQQSSPVRSAVNTNAVSSTTVQQKIVINTSAPLAGGTQILLNNTRFVVPPQGLRPGQHILIISSPAVPVITPCPGGVNPTTGVPRRSALPGLAPPAQGPRMAAPPVTHKAQQAALKSPTLESLSTAEIRPSVPVSFNVPRQMMAVRGQLLATSTATNSSLQVSHQLTGPTVGLANVVAAPPLTLPERMATFAPSSVQGSLSTAQTAVVSQTATKQLPLHTGIGVNGTLKTQQLATLVQPTRAVSTQMQVLPTVAVPPIGSTVSKMQPLAVVTVPPIGSAISSKQASPLATVPQSNCTVIMTPAQPIRTIMSAETIRMPIVLSNPLQQHTVGPGKPTLQNLQIPALAAQTTSPTTKLLVSPDGAVLNMVRGPMTHTGLTDVTKKPLAALIVTPSSTGIVLPPPTIKTGNPSMPNPTDSSGPIS is encoded by the exons ATGAAAGTGCAAACTGAAAGCTGTAATCCATCCAAGGTGCCACAAAACGACACAGAGGAGGAGCAAGACATGTCAGACAAAAAGGACAGCCACAccagtaatttattttttctcaacCAAGACTGTCAGAAGGAACTGGGTGCAGGATCTCTGCAGAACATTAGCATTGTATCATCAGACTCAAAATCGCATAACACTGATTGCAACAGCCTAGGCACTGAAGAACTCCTCAACGGAACCTCCCTGGAGAATGTTCAAATACTTACCCATGGAAGTTCTACCCATGCTCTTGCACTAACACATGGGGTGCCTGAAATCTCAAATGAACTGTCTTTGCCTGAGGTCTGCATTCCTACCACAGTTACAGTTGAAGAAGACCTTACCTATGAGATACAGCAAGCCTATAGGATATTTCACAGCTTTCTTCTGGAAAAGCACAAAGGCATTACGACTCCCTTCTTGCATCCTATTGGCCTAAAGGACCACACTGACTGGGCCGGGGGTCACCATAAGCAGTCCATGTGTTTCAGAAGGATGGAGGAGAAATTTGTTAGCAGGGCGTATGAAACCATCACAGATTTTGTGGCAGATTTCAGACTGATGCTAGAGAACTGCTACAGGCATCATGGGGTTGACCACTGGATTTCTAAACAGGCACAAAAATTGGAAATAATGCTTGAGCAGAAGCTGACACTGCTGTCGAG GACGCTGAGAGAGAAGACCTCGCTGGCCCTAACCTCCAAGGGCCGTTTCGGGACAGAGGATGAAAGGGGGCCTGTGGGCACCTCCACCAGACGAAGATCCGTGCCTCGCAGCCTGGCCACTATAACAGTGGGGGGAAATGAGTCCATCATGGTCCAAGCACTGCGTCTGGAAGAACAGCAGAGAGTCAAGGAGGAGAAGAG GCAGCGGGAGCTGGAGAAGAAGGAGGCGGAGGAGACATCAGccaaggaggtggaggaatgGGAGCGCAGTCTTCTCTCACAGGCTTCCGAGACCCCGGTAAAGACCTTGTGGGAGCTCCCTGCAATTGGCCACTTCCTGTGCCTGGCTCAGGCTGCTCTCAACCTCCCAGAGATTGTGTTCTTTGAACTGGAGAGGTGTCTTCTCATGCCTCGCTGCAGCATCTTCCTCTCAAAGGTCATGAGTTCACTCCTTTGCCAGCCCCAGAGGCGGGGCACGCTCCACCGCCGCCCAGCCCTTTCCTACCGTTGCTGGGAATTCGAGCTTCGTAAGCGGGTGCAGGGTTGGTACTATGCTATGGGTACTGCAGAGGACCAGGGGTGGATGGCTGAGCAGCTGGGCCTCTCCCATCAGTTCTTCAGGACAGTTGGGGAGGTTAGCCCCCTGGAGAACAACCCCTTCCACCTCTTGCCCTTCATCCAGCGCGTGTGGCTCCTCAAAGGCTTGTGTGACAATGTTTATGAGACCCAAAAGGAGGTGCAGGACGCTGTGCTGGGCCAGCCTATTCACGAGTGCAGAGAGTCCATCCTAGGCTACGATGGGAATGAAAACGCCTACATCCACTTCCCACACTTCTGCGGGGCAGATCTGCGCATCTACTGCCAGAGTGCTAGCTTGCCCCCTGAATATCCCTTACCAGTGGTCTGGGTCAAGCGGGTAGAGCCCGATGAGGGAGTCTCGGAGGACTCGGACGAGCAGAAGCACTCTGGGAATCTGGTTTCCATGGGGGATGAGGAGTATGAAGAGAAACCAACTTGTGATAGTAAGTTTAAAGGGGAAAATGGGGGAACGAACAGGGATGGGCAGTGTAACACACAGGGAATAAAGGAGGAAGATGATGACTCTTCTGTTTCTGAAGAAGATGATCATGATCGTAAGAAGGACAGTAAGCATACTGACAACGGAAAGGTTGCCCCCTCTTCTCCCCGGTCAAAGTTCAAAGACTTTGTGGGTAGGGTGAGCGTGAAGAAAGAGACTCATGATGTGGAATTCAATCCCGATAGACTGCGTGCAAAACAGGAAGAGGGGTGTGACTCCTCCTCGTCAGGGTCGTCATCCAAGTCACAGGAGCCGCACCTCAGTGTAGGGGAGCCGCACCTCAGTGTAGGGGAGCACTGCTACAAAGGAAAGTCCCCTGCTCGCTCAGCTACGACAGACCGGCCCAGTGTCACCGAaccagtgccacagactgacaAACTCTGTAAGAGCCGGGGGACATGTTCAACATGTGTTTCTGTAACAGGGACAAAGTCAGAGAACAATTGGCGATGCTGTTGTGCAAAGGACAAGGCATTAACAGTTACAGTCTCAGGGGCGGGCCACCCATCCAAGGTGAACTCAACTGAGGAGAAAATGGAACGGATACGtgcaaaaaagaagaaaaagaagaaaaacagggAATTCGGGGAACTGCATTCAACAGGTGGACAATGCAGACCAGATAGGAGCCGACTCTGTAAAGCCAAGGCTGCTAAATCCACCCTCAGGAGAGCTGCCACCATCAAGAAAAAAGACAAGAGAAGAAAATGCAAAACGG GCAAAAAACTTGAGTCTGTGAAGCTGGCTTCAAAGGACCCTCAACTCCCAGTTGAACCTGCTTTTAGG TTGGTGTGCAGCAGTCTAGAAGAGCTGAGGGAACTAATCAACAAGACAGAGGATGAACTTGATGAGCTGGAGAGCACCAAGAAGAGATCTGTTAGTAAA GGAAAGTGGTATGTCCGAAGAGAAGCAGTgaaggatttgcacatcactctCATAAGACTGCTCAATGAGCTCTCCCCTTGGGAACCAAAACTGGTCAAGGCTTTCCATAGGAACAG GCTACGTTTGAAAAAGGATTATGACGACTTCAGGAAGCACCCTGACTATGACAACTttgtcagagaagaatgggTGGCAGAGGATATGGACAGACACCCAGGTGACCAACTGACTGAAGAGGAGGATTACCAGGAGCTGGACAAGACTGATCAGAGGATCCTGTGGACAGGGG AGGACACAGGGCAGCTTGGAGTGGATGCATTGAGAGGCAGCTTCGCCATGGTAACCAGACAGGAGATGTTGACCTTAAATGAGCATAGACCTTCTACTCGAGGATTGAAGCGTCTGCAGAGTGGTATAGCTGAGGAACTAAGCGTCATTAAGAGAGGCAGGATTGGGAGTGAGATTGCAGCATCTCCTGGCAGATTGGAAATGGAAAACCATCCTAGGGATGGAAATCCAGCAGCACATCAGCTTGAAGAGACTGGCGCAGCGGTTGTAACTTCTGTGACTGGTTTACAAAGGCCCTACAAGCCAATTCAGCTACACACACTGCTGGCTAAAAGTGTTGGGAATAAAGTGACCTTAATTCATCATCAGCCCGGTACAAGTGTCATCAGCCATGTCAGTCAGGCGCAAAGCAAGGCCTGTGCTTCTTCCATGCAAGCTAGCAAACCTCAATCTTCTGTACTACAAAGCTCTGAACAGCTACCCCAaccaccaacaacaacagccacacgtacacaaacacagacagtcaATACTGCTCCCATACCAAAGAGCCCCGTAAAGGTTGTGTACAAGATGCCAGAGGGCCTGGGTCAAGTCCGGAAAGATGGAAGCCCTGTAAAAATCGCAGTACAGCCAGTCCTGGACCAGAAAACTGGGGATGAGATTATGCAGCGAGTGGTCATTCTGCCCTCTAACTTGCTCATTCAGAAGTCTGAGGATAAAATTGTGTCCCAGCATGCAAGGACATCCTCTAAAGCATCCACTCCACTATCAAAGAGCTCTCGAGTCACTGTTCCTCAAAATCAGGACAGCTGTATTTCAATACAACAAGTGGCACCGCTAAAGGGAATGTCACCCTCTCCTACCGTTTCTCCAAGGTTGCAGACATCTTCAACACCAGGCTTTAATGTTGTCCGGCTTCCTGATCCTAAAGCGAGTAGCACTATCCAAAATGTTATACCGAATAGATCCCCATCCAACCCTACCAGTGCTGTGTCTAATGATCCAAGTAAACCTTTGGACCCTAATCAAGAGTTGAAGACTGTGTGCATCAGAGACTCTCAGTCCATTCTTGTCACCACTAGGGGAGGGAACACTGGAGTGGTCAAGGTGCAGACATCCAACCAGGGAACGCCTGGTTCACTACCTGCTAGCCCTGTCATTACTATTTCCCCTCAGTTTAAAGCCTTCCTGGTGTCTAAGACTTCTCCACCTGCTGCCCCTACTGTCCCTGTGTTGACCAGCTCTACATTAGCCCAGGCGCAGTCAATTTCACAGTTATGGTCTTCAACTGGAACAAGTTCAACGACTCCACGTAAGTCCCCAATCACTGCTGGCATTCCTGTGACAGCCGGCTCTAACGTTGCTATAAGCCAGGGCTTCCCTGTCTCATCTAAACTTGCGGTTAACTCACAGCTTCCTGAAAGCAGCATCACTGTTCCTGGAAAACCAGCAGGTGCCACTCAGACATCTTTGGTCCATTGTGTCCCCAAACCCGTTTTGAAAAGGGTCAATCCTGATGAGATGTGCACGTTCACAAAGTTCATccttgtctcttcctcctcgaACATCACAAACAAAGTCACGTCCACCACGGCTACCTCTGCTCTTCCTGGGCAAAGGGTGGTATTTATCAGCCAATCACCTTCCACCGGTTGCATtccaaaaacaaccacatcagTGTCTGGAGCCACCACACAGTCCGTGACCACGTCGATGCCCAATGAGGCACTAAAGATCGGAGTCAATATTGGTCAAGCTATTAGCAGCACTAACTTCGGAGCTTTGAACAAGGTTCAGAGTATCAATCTGCTTTCAGGTTCTCAGATGAGGCTACCGCTGCAGGCTAACCTTAGCAAGCCAGTTAGCGCACCTGTACGATCTACTTTAAAGAGCACATCTCCATCTGCCTCAAAGGCAGGTCTTCTTGCGACTACAACGTCTCAAGTTGTCAGTAGCACTGCACATTTGCCCTCCTCTACACTGTTGGTGGGATCTCAAGTACAAGGAAAACCAATTTCTTCTATAATCAAAGGTTTGATCCCCTGTAACTCACAACAAGCTGTGCCAGTCACTACACCGCTAAGCCCTGTCAAAACCTCCCCCCTAACACCATTGGCCCAGGTTTCTCAGTCTCAAAACTCTGTTGGTTTCACCGCACATGCTCAGTCCTTAAGCACTTCACAGTCTCCAGCTGCCCCTAGATCCTGTCAACAGTCCTCTCCAGTGCGGTCGGCTGTTAATACTAATGCTGTTTCCAGCACCACTGTGCAACAGAAGATTGTCATCAACACCAGTGCTCCGCTTGCCGGTGGCACGCAAATTCTGCTCAACAATACCCGTTTTGTTGTTCCTCCTCAAGGTCTTAGGCCTGGCCAGCACATCCTCATTATCTCCAGCCCTGCAGTGCCTGTGATAACTCCTTGTCCTGGAGGGGTGAACCCAACCACTGGTGTCCCACGAAGGTCAGCCTTACCTGGCCTAGCCCCACCTGCGCAAGGCCCCAGGATGGCAGCACCACCAGTGACACACAAAGCTCAACAAGCTGCACTTAAATCCCCAACGCTAGAGTCACTGTCCACAGCAGAAATTAGACCCTCTGTCCCCGTCTCTTTCAATGTCCCTCGTCAAATGATGGCTGTTCGAGGCCAACTCTTGGCCACCAGCACCGCCACCAACAGTTCTCTACAAGTTTCACACCAGCTCACTGGTCCGACTGTTGGCCTTGCAAATGTGGTGGCAGCGCCACCTCTAACTCTTCCTGAAAGAATGGCCACCTTTGCACCCTCTTCTGTTCAAGGAAGTCTTAGCACAGCTCAAACTGCAGTGGTCTCACAGACCGCAACAAAGCAGCTCCCTTTGCACACAGGAATTGGCGTCAATGGAACGCTGAAAACACAGCAGTTAGCCACACTCGTTCAACCTACGAGAGCGGTCTCCACCCAAATGCAGGTGCTGCCGACTGTAGCTGTCCCACCAATAGGGAGCACTGTCTCCAAGATGCAGCCTCTAGCTGTGGTGACTGTACCCCCCATCGGGAGTGCCATCAGTAGCAAACAGGCATCTCCTTTGGCAACTGTGCCTCAATCAAACTGCACTGTAATCATGACACCAGCACAGCCCATCAGGACGATAATGTCGGCTGAGACCATCCGCATGCCCATTGTTTTATCCAATCCCCTGCAGCAGCATACAGTGGGCCCGGGCAAGCCCACTTTGCAGAATTTACAGATACCTGCATTAGCAGCACAAACAACCAGCCCTACCACAAAGCTGCTAGTGAGTCCCGATGGTGCGGTTTTAAATATGGTTAGAGGCCCAATGACCCACACAGGCCTAACAGATGTGACTAAGAAGCCTTTGGCTGCATTGATTGTTACTCCTAGTTCCACTGGCATAGTGCTGCCGCCGCCTACCATAAAAACTGGCAATCCCTCGATGCCTAACCCAACCGACAGTAGTGGACCTATCAGCTGA